CCTGACCGGCGTGCGCCCAACCAAACTGATGCACAAACTGCTTTTGGAGGGGCACCCGTGGCCCGAAGTGCGGAGGATTTTAGAAAGGGATTACCTTTTGATTCCGGAAAAAATCGATCTTCTGGAGGAGATCGTTCTTCGGCAGCGGAAAGTGTTGCCGGATCTTTATGAGTTGGACCGGTCCGAGGTAAGCCTTTACATCGGGATTCCCTTCTGTCCCACCAAATGCGCCTACTGCACGTTTCCCGCCTACGCGATCCGGGGGCGGAACGGATCGGTGGAGGAGTTCCTCGCCGGCCTTCACGAAGAGATTGCCGCGGTGGGCGAGTGGTTGGCGGACAACGGTCTGCGCGTGACCACCGTCTATTTCGGCGGGGGGACGCCGACGTCGATCACCGCGGATCAGTTGGACAGCCTCTTCCGGCGGATCCACGGTTCGATACCCGAGCTGGACCGGGTGCGGGAGTGGACCGTGGAGGCGGGAAGGCCGGACACGATCGACGAGGAGAAGCTGGACGTCTTGAAAAAATGGAAGGTGGACCGCATCAGCATCAATCCCCAAAGTTTCAGGGAGGAGACGTTGAAGGCGATCGGCCGCCACCATACGGTGCGGGAAACCCTGGAGAAGATGGAGCTGGCCCGACGGATGGGGATGAACAACATCAACATGGATCTGATCATCGGCCTGCCGGGGGAAGGGCTGGACATCTTCCGAAGCTCCCTGGACGTGATCGGCGAGCTGAGGCCGGAATCCCTCACGGTTCACACCCTCTCCTTCAAACGGGGATCCGTGATGACCCAGAACAAAGATCGCTACCGGGTGGCGGAGCGGGATGAAGTGGCCCGAATGGTGGAGTTGGCCCGCATCTGGGCGAAGGAGGCTGGATACATCCCCTATTACTTGTACCGGCAGAAGAACATCCTGGGCAACCAGGAGAATGTGGGTTACGCCCTTCCCGGTTTTGAGAGCCTGTACAACATCATCATCATGGAGGAATTGCAGACGATCATCGGATTGGGTTGCGGCGCGGTCAGCAAGATCATCCCGCCGGGCAAAGGAAGGGTGGCCCGTTGGCCCAACCCGAAGGAGCCCAAGGTGTACATCGACTCCTACCGCCGCCTGATTCCCGAAAAGTTGGCGGCCCTTTCGGAAGCGTACGGATTGAAAAAAGCAAGCGGTGTCCGATGAGACAGGGTTTCATCCCGGTTTTCCGTTTCAGGAGAACCGGGTTTTTTTGCCCGGGGTATCGCGATCGATTGCCATCGAATTGACAAAGTTTTTATATTTACAAGTATAAATAGACACATAACAATAAAAACAGGGTCGCTCCAGATGCCGATCCTCACTTGAAAACCACCGCGGGAGGGATGGGGATGGTAAAGGTGAAGGGAGTCCGTGTCCGTTTGCTCGCCATCGTCTCGCTGCTGTTTTTGTGCGTCCTGCCGGGAAATGCCGATGCGTCGGAGAAGCGGTTCGATCTGGTCCTCGTCCACGGTCTGACCAATATCCATCGTTGGAGCGACGGTTTCCTCCGGGTCCTGGTGAATGAATGGGGATCCGGAAACGTCTACGTGATCTACACCAATGAATCCATGCAGGTAAACAAGCGCGCGATTGACGGGAAAACCGTGACCTTTATCGGGAAAAACGATTTTACCGCCGGGGATGACAGCGTGGAGGACCAGGCGAGGATGATGGCGGAGAAGATTGAGGTGCTCCAGCGGGACCACGGCCTCAGTCCGCAGTTCAACATCATCGCCCACAGCATGGGAGGGCTGGTCTCA
This genomic interval from Planifilum fimeticola contains the following:
- a CDS encoding coproporphyrinogen III oxidase, with product MKRLCVTGVEPTLYRDIELIAGLFFPDVKAVEPSAGPGDYAVRFFVEESPGEVRVTARLSEGDGQPRWSASHSRKAEEGEERLRRRRLKQAISHALLQVLQQATGIVQPWGILTGVRPTKLMHKLLLEGHPWPEVRRILERDYLLIPEKIDLLEEIVLRQRKVLPDLYELDRSEVSLYIGIPFCPTKCAYCTFPAYAIRGRNGSVEEFLAGLHEEIAAVGEWLADNGLRVTTVYFGGGTPTSITADQLDSLFRRIHGSIPELDRVREWTVEAGRPDTIDEEKLDVLKKWKVDRISINPQSFREETLKAIGRHHTVRETLEKMELARRMGMNNINMDLIIGLPGEGLDIFRSSLDVIGELRPESLTVHTLSFKRGSVMTQNKDRYRVAERDEVARMVELARIWAKEAGYIPYYLYRQKNILGNQENVGYALPGFESLYNIIIMEELQTIIGLGCGAVSKIIPPGKGRVARWPNPKEPKVYIDSYRRLIPEKLAALSEAYGLKKASGVR